Genomic DNA from Candidatus Nitronereus thalassa:
CCTTTAATCATGGCAGCCCCAATGAGTAGATCAGCATCTTCAATGGTTTTTTCAATCACGAGCCGATTGGGCACCAAGGTCGTAATGCCTCCCCCAAATCGCTCCTCCAACCGCACCAATTGATGGATATCCACGCTGAAGACCGTCACGCGGGCTCCCATGCCCACGGCAATTTGTGCCGCGGAGGACCCCACTCCCCCAGCACCAATAATAACCACATGTGCAGCTTTTACTCCTGGAACTCCTCCCAAAAGAAGGCCCCGTCCTCCACTGGTGCGTTCCAAATAATGGGCTCCAATTTGAATAGACATCCGACCGGCAATTTGACTCATCGGAAGCAACATGGGTAATCGACCAGCACGATCTTCCGTGGTTTCATAGGCTAAGGCCGTCATCCCAGAATCCATCAAGGCTTGAGTCAGGTCCTTTGAAGCCGCCAGATGGAGATAGGTAAACAAGGTATGATGCGATTGAAACAAGGGAACCTCGTGAAGGAGCGGTTCTTTCACTTTCAAAATCAATTTGGCTTTCTGAAAAACTTCCTCTTTGGAGGCTGCCAGTTGGGCGCCAACCCGAAGATAATCGTCATCCGAAAAGCCACTGCCCGCCCCGGCGTTCAGTTCTATCCAAACCTGGTGCCCATGTTGCACGAGGTCTCCAACTCCTTCCGGAGTCAATGCTACTCGAAATTCATGGTCCTTGATTTCCTTGAGAATCCCGATAATCATGTTTCATTCCTTTCACCAATGAATTCACGCGCATTTCCTGCACCTAGATTTTCATGGGCTGACGAGTCTTACTCATATTGTCTCACGAGAAACGCCGGAAGACTATGAAAATCGAGTGGCATTTCAAAAAACATTTCTTCAAATTTCAGTCAATCCAAAACTTGCCTGACCAAGGGGTTCTAGAGTATGAAAGGAGGATATGGGCGGGTTTAAACATCATATTTTCATCTGTCTGAACCAGCGACCGAAGGGTGACCCCCGTGGTTGCTGTGCTGATTCCGGGTCGGTGGAACTTCATGCCTTTTTCAAAAAAGAAGTTGAACGCTTGGGACTCAAGGGCATTGTCCGGGCAAATAAAGCTGGGTGTCTTGACCATTGTGAGTATGGCCCCAGCATCGTTATTTACCCGGAGGGCGTTTGGTATTGGGTGGGCAATCAAGCGGATGTGACGGAAATCATGGAGCGCCATATCTTGAAAGGAGAACTCGTTGAACGGTTACTCATGCCAGGTCACGATGTGCCTCCCATACAATTAGACTCTCGCGCTACGCCCCTTCCTCAATAAGCGGCAAAAGATCCCAGGGTTTCCAATCTCTCTTCATGGCGTATTGACATTTCGATACTATGTTTTCTGATGAAATGAGGGTTGCGTGGCAAACAACGAAGAAAAGTGGCGAGCCAATCAAGAGAAGGTCGCTTTTTTAAAACAATTTCCCGGTCTCATGCATACATGGGAGGAAGCTCAAGGGCAAACCGTGCTATCGATCATTCCTCTGAAATCTGATGCCAAGCTTTCCGTCCTGGTGATGACCAATGGAAATTTTACGATTGCGCATTCTCCGGAAACCGAACCCAAATATTTGCGTGAAGGCATTGAAACAGCTCGACCAACATTAGAACCGATTCACACTGAGGCCTTTGCCCAATATTCGATTCTCGCAGGCCGGGACAAAGAAGCAACACGAACCGCACGGCTCGAAAATATTCTAGGAGCCATCGAAAATAATCTCGAACAAATCCCTGAACTCAAAGACCGTATTCGCTCATTGGTACAGGAGTGGAATTCCTAACATGCGACGCCCAGCCAATATGCTCGATATGTTTTCCGGCGGGTTATTTGAAGGAGTAAAGCCTATGATGGTGACACGCGACCACTTGGTCAGACATCCAGATCGTTGCACCCACAACGCGGTGTGTATTCCAGTATGCCCAACAGGAGCCTGGCTCTCTACGCCACCCTTTAAATTTGATGAATCCCGATGTCTCGAAACCTGTAGAATCTGCCTCGATGCCTGTCCGACCCAAGCAATCTATATGGTGTTCAAAAAAGGCGAAAAAGTGATTGTGCCGCAAAAAACATAATTTCTAGCCCACAGCTTTTCGAAAATGTCCCCAATACGCTGTGCCCATATACTCGCTCCCGCCCGTCAGCGTTGTGCCGCAGACGATTCTATACACTTCCATTCGAGAAATTTTATGGGATTGCCCAGGATCTAAGAGATTGTCACAGGTTGTGAGCAAATGGAGCGTACGAAGCGCGATAAGAATTGGCCACATGCAAGCAAGACGCAGCCGGACCTCAAAACGTGGAATCGACATGGTATAAAACCATCCTTGATCAAGGTGCGCCAATGTTATTCCAACGAGTTTTTGCAATACGGGACTAAATTTGGACATATTTCTTTTATCCAAAAGATCTTTAGGTTCCAACCCGACGGCTTCCAACATTTCCCGCGGAATATAACATCGCCCTCGACGTAAGTCCCTCGGCAAATCTTTTAGGATATTCGTCAATTGCAGGCCTTTCCCGAATCGAATTCCTATTCGTATTTTTTGTTCTCGATCCCAGCGCCGACGAATGCGCGGAAGATGTGCACACATAAGATTTGTCCAAAACTCTCCCACACACCCAGCCACCCGGTAGATATAGGTATCTAAATCTGCGACGGTCTGGAGCGCGGAAAGGTGGGCTGTGGAATCTCCTGGAAACACTTTAAGGTCCATCTCCATGCCACTAATGAGAGTCGGAAGCACTTGACGAATTTCCTCTTGGTCTTCCGGACTCAATTGTTCATAAATTTGGAAACAGGACTCTAATTGTTCGAGCAATTTCCGTTCTCCCGGATGGCTTTGTTGGGGAGACATCATCGCTTGAACAGCATTGATCTCATCCCAATTTAAACGCTCTCGTTGAAATTGGAGTTTAAACTGTTGCAGAAACATCACACGCGCACTTCGATCGACTTGCCCCGTATCCGCCACCGTATCCGCCGCACGGGCAAACAGATAGGCAAGACCAACCTGTTTTGCCACTCGCGAAGGCAATACCGCCAGCGTGAGATAAAACGATCGAGAGACCTGTTTTAGGATGTCATGAAAAAGATATGACTCGTCTGGGGATGAACTCATGTGGACAGGCTACCGAACCTCCAAGTGACCTTCCATACCTTCTTCACGGTGACTTGGAAAAAACAGCAATTGTTTATCGCAAAAAAATGTATAGTGCCCCGGTGAAGTTAATAAAAGTTGAAGATTGACGACATCACCAGCGCTGACATCCACCTCATGATGAAGACCCATGGGGCTATTTTCAATTACAAAATTATGCGGGACCAAAAACGAATGGTTTTCCAATTGAATGGAAACCGGTATGTCGGATCGGATAATAATCTCATTTGGGGTAAAGGCATAACTCTCCATTTTGATGGTCACCCGCTGGACCCCATCTTCACCAGGAGTCAAGGTGATTTTGGACGGCTCGTCGCCCCATCCTACTACCGCTGGGAACAACAGGAATTGGAGGAGACTCCCCAATACCACCACTCGAAAAGATTTACGTAATTTCCGAAAAGACATAACGAGCAACATATTGCACATCAAAGCATACAACAAAAAGGAAAATTCCTACTAAAAACCACCCAAAATTCCAAGGGGAATGACCAAAATTAAAATTTCTTAATAATGGAACCCGACCTTGACTCATAAAAAAATGGTATTATATATCAAATAGTTAACAAAAATATTGAAAATTTTTCTCTTTCCACAATTCTCTCTTATGAGGTTGCCGATTTTGTCGTATAATAGTCCCAATAATTCAGTTTACAAGAGCCAGCATCAAAAAAAGTGGATAAAACAAAAGACACAGTATTCTAAAGGAGGAAACATATGAAAAAACTTAAAGGTATTGGATTGCTATTACTGTCCAATATTCTCATCATTGCCACTCTTTCAATTACCTTTACCATATTGTCGCAAGTTATCTTGCCGGCGTTTGGCATTGATGTCCGCGGCATTGTCTCAGGTCCAAATCTACTGTTTGCCGCATTTTTTGGTTTCGGAGGCGCTTTCTTAAGTTTGGCGATGTCGAAAACTCTGGCCAAAATGATGGTGGGAGCTTCCCCCATCACCCAACCCAAGACTCAGGCTGAACAGTTAATTTTTGAAACCGTTCAAAAAATTTCCGAGCGGCTAAAGATTGCTATGCCTGAGGTCTACGTATATGAATCCCCAGATCCAAACGCTTTTGCCACGGGGCCATCACGCAATAATTCGATGGTCGCGGTTTCCACAGGCTTGCTACAAAACCTAAATCAAAATGAGATTCGAGCCGTCTTAGCACATGAAATGGGCCATGTATATAACGGTGACATGTTCACCACGACTGTCTTAGCCGGTCTGATGAACACCTTTGTGTATATCATTGCCAACATGATTTACCGATTCTTGGCGGAACGGAGTGAAGGGATGGCGTTTGTGGCGTACTATATTATCCACATTGGGCTTTCCTTCCTTGCCATGATTCCTATTAGCTGGTGGTCACGGAGGCGGGAATTCTCTGCCGATCGGTTTGCCGCAAACACCGTTGGAAAAGAACACATGATCTCGGCCCTTCAAGCTATCAATCGATGGATTAACCAAGTCCAGTATCAATATCACAACGAAGATGCTCTAGCGACAATGAAAATCTCAGGTCAAACTCGAAGTTTCATGCAAATTTTCTCTACCCATCCTCCTATTGAAGCAAGAGTTGCTGCGCTACAAGATTTATAATTACGAATACTTCTAATAAATGAAGGCTGTCAGGATTTTTACATTAATGGCGGCCTTCATTTACTTCTTGTCCCTCACAGGCTTTTGTGACCCAACCAAAAGGTCAGGAAAAGGTCGTCTCGTAATTCCTATTAGGACAACACAAATCTAGAAACCTTTTTCAAAAAATCCCTCACACAAATATCACCCAATTCTACTCTGTATGGCCTCCTTTTTGATACTCGCATTAGGGTATCTAGAGACTCAGAGCGTTGCCGTTTTCAACTGCAAAATTTCCAACATCCAGGGCCTCTTTCACAAAAGGATAAGGCGAGGTGCGTATTTTCCGAAATTTTACATTCCTCCATTATGGTATTTTCCTTTGTAAATTTTAAAGAAGCAATTGTTTCAAGTCATTGCATGATTTTCTCAATAAAGAGGTAATGGGGAGCACTAATAATGAGTGTATTGGCCAAAAAGCATTTCATTTCTCTAGTTATCCTTGGATTGATATTTGTCTTAAGCCCTCATGCCTACAGTGGACATGGGGCCACCAATGTATTACGACAAAATTTGGGACAGCTTACCGAGGCAGCAGATATCATTTTGGTTGGCAAAGTGATCGAAATGACAGATGGTCTGGCCGAAAACAACCTTCCCTACACCGAGATTACGTTTGAGGTCAGTCAAACAATTAAGTCCGGTGGGTATCAATTCGTCACCTCCCCTAATTGGGAACGCAGAAACACTACGGCACTACCTGGACGCCAAACCTTTACCTATCGGCAATTTGGGCTCTTAAAACCCAGAGATATGGGAGATGGAAAAACTTTGGCTGTCACCTTAGATGGATTCCCCAAATACACAATTGACGAAGAAGTGATGGTGTTTCTCTATAAGCCCGCCACACAAACTGGGTTTCGAACAACCGTGGGATTAGCGCAGGGGAAGTTTTCTATCAAAAAAGGAAAAATGAGGAACATCATCAATAACCGTCATCTGTTTGCCAATATGGAGATCGAGCGGGAGAACCTACAGGCTAGCGAACGACAGATGATGACACAACGATCGGGTCCCGTTGATGCCGACATGATGATTACCCTTGTCTCGCGCGCGGTGAAAGAAGGTCTGTTTAACCGCTTTAAAGTTGCACCAGAATGAAAGTATTCACTTCCAAATCATTTCAGGTATTACTTTGTTGCCTTTTGAGCTTGTGGAATGCAAACCCGACCCATGCTGGCGGTCCGATCTCTCTTTTTGATAGCGGGACGCCGACTCTCTGGGGAGGAGGAACCTTTGCCACGTTTCCCATCCCCTATCTCAAGGATCAAGGTCCATTAGGCCCCTTGACCAAAGGTGAAGCTGACGCATTAACGACATTTAGCATGAACGAATGGGATGCCGTTTCCAATTCAACATTTTCAGTGATTGACGGCGGGGATACTCCCTTCGACATTACATCCGCCAATGCTTCCAACTATCTCTTTACGTTTCATGGCGCGGTCATTGATGTGGTGTATGATCATGATGGAACAATTTGCACAGCCATATTTGGGTGTCCTCCCGGCGTTCTCGGATTAGGAGGTCCTATTTTTACTGGAACCGCTGTGCCTGAAATAGCTTCAGCTATGGTCCTCATGAACGGAGCCACGATTGATCCCTTAGATCCGGGAGGAGCGGCATATCGCGTAGTGTTCAGCCAAGAAGCCGGACATGCCATTGGCCTGCATCATGATCAAACCAATGGAGCCGTGTCCTTTTTTGGTGATGAATCTTCTCCCACTGGGTGTCCCAGCGTGGGCACACCAACATTCTCCGATTTTACCGCAATGTATCCCTTTGCCGATGTTACCCCCTTTGGCCCAGGCGCAGAAGCGGCTTCAATTGATCATCTTGAAGACCTCGATGCACTATCAAGATTTCATCCGGTCGCAAACTATAGCACCACGACTGGCACCATTACTGGCACAGTCTTTCAATCCGATGGCATCACCCCAGTCAATGGCGTCAATGTCATCGTGCGAAGCATGACCAATCCATTTGGCGATGCACGCTCGACCATCACAGGCGACCTAGATTGCAATTCCCCTGGGTGTAAATGTTTTGATGACCCTCAATGTACCCCGAGTAATGCATTTGAAGGAACCTTTGTTATTACCGGCTTGACCCCAGGGGTTAACTACACCTTAGCCATTGACAATATCGTCGACGGAGCCTTTCCCCAACTTCCGGCCCCTGTATTTACTGAAGAGTATTGGAATGACACCTCAGAATCTGGCAATGCGTCGACGGACAATCCCTGCGACCTCACTCCGATCATTCCGACTGCCGGGTCCACCTTCGTGGCGGACTTTCTTCTAAATGCCCCAGATACTACTGGACCCACTGTCACGATTAACCAAGCCGCCGGACAAACAGATCCCACCAACGCCAGTCCCATCAACTTTACTGTCATCTTCAGCGAACCCGTGAATGACTTCGCTACCGGCGATGTGACCCTAGGTGGAACGGCTGGGGCAACGACCGGCATCGTCACCGGCAGTGGCACCACCTATAACGTGGCCGTCACCGGTATGACCTCAGACGGGACGGTCATTGCTACAATTCCCGAAGGCGTCGCCACAGACAGTTTCAGCAATGCGAATAGTGCTTCGACCAGTACCGATAACTCCGTCACCTTCTCCCCCGACACCACAGGGCCCACCGTCACTATTAACCAAGCCGCTGGCCAAACGGATCCAACCAACCTCAGTCCCGTGAACTTTACCGTGATCTTTAGTGAACCCGTTTACAACTTTGCCACCGGCGATGTGACGCTGAGTGGTACGGCTGGCGCCACCACAGCGACGGTTACTGGCAGTGGCACGACCTATAACGTCGCCGTTAATGGAGGCGCTGGAGCCTATACGTGGGACGGAAATTCGTGGGCAGATTACTCGGCATTCATGAGCCCAATTACTTCTAGTGTCAAAGCGAACTTGCAAGCGATCATGACCGTTGGGCAGGCCAACGGCCGCGTCCTCGGTCGCATGGGACAAATTGGAGATTCCATCACCAATTCATCGGCATATTTCAGGAATGGCATTTTGCATGGTTCATTGGGAAATGAGACCAACCATGATTACAGCAACATCCGTTCATGGATGGCCTATAGCGGCACCCAACCGGCCGATAATTCTTCTTTTTACAATGCTTATGGGAAAGGTTGGCCATACGGAAACTTTGGAGGATGGACCATCCGTGATGCCGTCACTGCAGGCCACCCATCTGTGGCAGTAGAAGTTGGAGATGGAATTACCCCTGGCCAGTTCTCCTGGGCTCTTCTCATGTTTGGCACCAACGACATCGACAATTTTAATTGGGATGCACAAGCGTGGAAATCGGAATACTCAACATTTATTCAGAATTTCATGGCCCTCGGCGTCGTGCCTGTTTTAAGCACGATACCGCCTGAACAAGCCCACATCGGCGATGGACGCGTTGAACTGGCCAATCAAAAGATCAAAGAATTGGCCAATGAGCTAAATATTCCTTTCGTGGATTTCTATGCCCTCGTGCTTCACTATCAACCGATTAACTGGGTGGGTACGCTAATCAGCAGTGATGGGACTCACCCGAGTGCTGGCGGCGGGGGGCGAGATTTTTCACAAACTGGTCTGACTTCCAGCGATGGGTATGCGGCACGAACCAAACTTTCGTGGGACATGGCCGAAAAACTGAAGGCCATCGTTTTTGATGATGGACCCCCAGAAGACACGATGACCTCAGAGGGCACCATTATCGCCACGATCGCGGGCGGCGTGGCCACCGATAGTTTCGGCAATCCCAATACGGCTTCCACAAGTACCGACAACCAAGTCACATTCTCCACTGATACGACCGGCCCGACCGTCACCATCAATCAAGCCGCCGGGCAACCTGATCCGACCAATGTCTCGCCAATCAACTTTACGGTCGTCTTTAGCGAACCAGTGGCAGATTTTGCCACCGGGGATGTCACATTGAGTGGAAACGCTGGGGCCACGACCGCCACCGTGACGGGCACGGGCACCACCTACAACGTGGCCGTCAGTGGGATGACCGCGACTGGCACCGTCACCGCCACGATTGCCGCGGGCGTCGCTTCCGATAGTTTCGGCAATCCCAACACCGCTTCGACCAGTACGGACAATGTGGTGAGCTATACCGTCCCGACCGGGTCTCCCGTGGTGGCCTGGACGGCCGTGACCCAGAACCCCAACGGCACGTGGACAGATTCCTCCTGGGACAATCGCAGTTTTCGGATTCTGCTGAAAGGCGAAAACATCACCGAGAGTGGGGCTACCGTCCAGCTCACCCTCCGTGGCCGCGCCTCTAGCAGTTACACCCTCCAACGGGTCTCGCTCGTCCAGCGCGAGGGAAGTACACTCAATGGCCTCGATAGCACCTTCGCGCCCGTCACCTTTGGGGCCGCGTGGGAGGCCGGGGTCACGGTCCCCGCGGGCGGCACCATCAC
This window encodes:
- the ald gene encoding alanine dehydrogenase; amino-acid sequence: MIIGILKEIKDHEFRVALTPEGVGDLVQHGHQVWIELNAGAGSGFSDDDYLRVGAQLAASKEEVFQKAKLILKVKEPLLHEVPLFQSHHTLFTYLHLAASKDLTQALMDSGMTALAYETTEDRAGRLPMLLPMSQIAGRMSIQIGAHYLERTSGGRGLLLGGVPGVKAAHVVIIGAGGVGSSAAQIAVGMGARVTVFSVDIHQLVRLEERFGGGITTLVPNRLVIEKTIEDADLLIGAAMIKGARAPQLVSRDMVASMKPGSVIVDVAIDQGGCVETIRPTTHSEPTYEVEGVLHYGVTNIPGIVPVTSTHALTNATLPFIVRLADAGIERAISDDPWLAKGVNIKDGQVTYQAVAEAHGFRHVPIVV
- a CDS encoding immunoglobulin domain-containing protein, translating into MKVFTSKSFQVLLCCLLSLWNANPTHAGGPISLFDSGTPTLWGGGTFATFPIPYLKDQGPLGPLTKGEADALTTFSMNEWDAVSNSTFSVIDGGDTPFDITSANASNYLFTFHGAVIDVVYDHDGTICTAIFGCPPGVLGLGGPIFTGTAVPEIASAMVLMNGATIDPLDPGGAAYRVVFSQEAGHAIGLHHDQTNGAVSFFGDESSPTGCPSVGTPTFSDFTAMYPFADVTPFGPGAEAASIDHLEDLDALSRFHPVANYSTTTGTITGTVFQSDGITPVNGVNVIVRSMTNPFGDARSTITGDLDCNSPGCKCFDDPQCTPSNAFEGTFVITGLTPGVNYTLAIDNIVDGAFPQLPAPVFTEEYWNDTSESGNASTDNPCDLTPIIPTAGSTFVADFLLNAPDTTGPTVTINQAAGQTDPTNASPINFTVIFSEPVNDFATGDVTLGGTAGATTGIVTGSGTTYNVAVTGMTSDGTVIATIPEGVATDSFSNANSASTSTDNSVTFSPDTTGPTVTINQAAGQTDPTNLSPVNFTVIFSEPVYNFATGDVTLSGTAGATTATVTGSGTTYNVAVNGGAGAYTWDGNSWADYSAFMSPITSSVKANLQAIMTVGQANGRVLGRMGQIGDSITNSSAYFRNGILHGSLGNETNHDYSNIRSWMAYSGTQPADNSSFYNAYGKGWPYGNFGGWTIRDAVTAGHPSVAVEVGDGITPGQFSWALLMFGTNDIDNFNWDAQAWKSEYSTFIQNFMALGVVPVLSTIPPEQAHIGDGRVELANQKIKELANELNIPFVDFYALVLHYQPINWVGTLISSDGTHPSAGGGGRDFSQTGLTSSDGYAARTKLSWDMAEKLKAIVFDDGPPEDTMTSEGTIIATIAGGVATDSFGNPNTASTSTDNQVTFSTDTTGPTVTINQAAGQPDPTNVSPINFTVVFSEPVADFATGDVTLSGNAGATTATVTGTGTTYNVAVSGMTATGTVTATIAAGVASDSFGNPNTASTSTDNVVSYTVPTGSPVVAWTAVTQNPNGTWTDSSWDNRSFRILLKGENITESGATVQLTLRGRASSSYTLQRVSLVQREGSTLNGLDSTFAPVTFGAAWEAGVTVPAGGTITSDPLAFDLVTGQDVFVTFWAPAGNPTVWRGGGGSGTTVWTIINEDQSAAIDWGSFTTETNSSILYATDQLEVVVTSGPDLAPPVVTPPAPSTVAAVDATGTPASAPAIQAFLTGATAIDNVDGDLSSVITHNAPAQFPLGSTVVTFSVTDTAGHTGTAQATLTVTDQTPPVLTPPGSIAVLSPDGNPLPATEPAIQAFLTGATATDNVDGDLSSVITHDAPAQFSVGATVVTFGVTDTAGHTGTAQATLTVTSPNVAPSITQQPLDQSVIEGQPATFTVTAIGSTPLSYQWQRDGVNIPNATSASYTVNPTSVNDSGATFAVMVTNPAGNITSAPATLTVTPPGGGSVVAWTAVTQNPNGTWTDSSWDNRSFRILLKGENITESGATVQLTLRGRASSSYTLQRVSLVQREGSTLNGLDSTFAPVTFGAAWEAGVTVPAGGTITSDPLAFDLVTGQDVFVTFWAPAGNPTVWRGGGGSGTTVWTIINEDQSAAIDWGSFTTETNSSILYATDQLEVVVTSGPDLAPPVVTPPAPSTVAAVDATGTPASAPAIQAFLTGATAIDNVDGDLSSVITHNAPAQFPLGSTVVTFSVTDTAGHTGTAQATLTVTDQTPPVLTPPGSIAVLSPDGNPLPATEPAIQAFLTGATATDNVDGDLSSVITHDAPAQFSVGATVVTFGVTDTAGHTGTAQATLTVTSPNVAPSITQQPLDQSVIEGQPATFTVTAIGSTPLSYQWQRDGVNIPNATSASYTVNPTSVNDSGATFAVMVTNPAGNITSAPATLTVTPPGGGSVVAWTAVTQNPNGTWTDSSWDNRSFRILLKGENITESGATVQLTLRGRASSSYTLQRVSLVQREGSTLNGLDSTFAPVTFGAAWEAGVTVPAGGTITSDPLAFDLVTGQDVFVTFWAPAGNPTVWRGGGGSGTTVWTIINEDQSAAIDWGSFTTETNSSILYATDQLEVIVTSGPEQ
- a CDS encoding (2Fe-2S) ferredoxin domain-containing protein, with translation MGGFKHHIFICLNQRPKGDPRGCCADSGSVELHAFFKKEVERLGLKGIVRANKAGCLDHCEYGPSIVIYPEGVWYWVGNQADVTEIMERHILKGELVERLLMPGHDVPPIQLDSRATPLPQ
- a CDS encoding cupredoxin domain-containing protein encodes the protein MSFRKLRKSFRVVVLGSLLQFLLFPAVVGWGDEPSKITLTPGEDGVQRVTIKMESYAFTPNEIIIRSDIPVSIQLENHSFLVPHNFVIENSPMGLHHEVDVSAGDVVNLQLLLTSPGHYTFFCDKQLLFFPSHREEGMEGHLEVR
- a CDS encoding phytoene/squalene synthase family protein — its product is MSSSPDESYLFHDILKQVSRSFYLTLAVLPSRVAKQVGLAYLFARAADTVADTGQVDRSARVMFLQQFKLQFQRERLNWDEINAVQAMMSPQQSHPGERKLLEQLESCFQIYEQLSPEDQEEIRQVLPTLISGMEMDLKVFPGDSTAHLSALQTVADLDTYIYRVAGCVGEFWTNLMCAHLPRIRRRWDREQKIRIGIRFGKGLQLTNILKDLPRDLRRGRCYIPREMLEAVGLEPKDLLDKRNMSKFSPVLQKLVGITLAHLDQGWFYTMSIPRFEVRLRLACMWPILIALRTLHLLTTCDNLLDPGQSHKISRMEVYRIVCGTTLTGGSEYMGTAYWGHFRKAVG
- the htpX gene encoding protease HtpX, which produces MKKLKGIGLLLLSNILIIATLSITFTILSQVILPAFGIDVRGIVSGPNLLFAAFFGFGGAFLSLAMSKTLAKMMVGASPITQPKTQAEQLIFETVQKISERLKIAMPEVYVYESPDPNAFATGPSRNNSMVAVSTGLLQNLNQNEIRAVLAHEMGHVYNGDMFTTTVLAGLMNTFVYIIANMIYRFLAERSEGMAFVAYYIIHIGLSFLAMIPISWWSRRREFSADRFAANTVGKEHMISALQAINRWINQVQYQYHNEDALATMKISGQTRSFMQIFSTHPPIEARVAALQDL